The Onthophagus taurus isolate NC chromosome 2, IU_Otau_3.0, whole genome shotgun sequence genome includes a window with the following:
- the LOC111425828 gene encoding uncharacterized protein isoform X5 has protein sequence MSRPGSYSYTGLPAPPPHQYFYDEMEGYIGDYSESEGLSDAAPHLITAGNPDITELYRRKAMALPVAQNHYNHFLHAPPPPEYYYEPMRQPQMIRASTYRKRMPVIAEQPRYYSPERTEVFNPHQPTYRSTHQLVTSLPRNAVPASIPSATVVRSNVGVRRHPITVRTPKYYRRPATPAPIKRPSALCLPVAAQPDPAVYNKRNKRIPQDAHLYQNEYVFPISQSQSKHHPHYGNTDKNRLLNKDNLNVTRSKLDAALERYENIFEKNMVEFAGNPPDLNLVRMLKPKIPPTIKETQEKLKQQKSQKTQKEQEEVTSDALEEMLFADLKANGFTNNESGDFKQPPQESNTNNNEGKDDKTPRSTDGTVGSEKGLKDLPKSFNYQEIQNNVIKKTQQNNQCSQHTSGIIQEEPFEVPEQDVPNEKDIRKCESVHTKEHLQDCVSNPLDLQPESFRRICSQASSQRLNDNDRSAESIKSLRTATVPRVLVDDALELHRTKSYVVNLIDHALSNHFGTNLCEKYSTKEITV, from the exons ATGTCTCGACCAGGATCTTATTCATATACAGGACTTCCTGCACCTCCACCTCATCAATACTTTTACGATGAAATGGAAGGTTATATAGGTGATTATTCCGAAAGCGAAGGATTATCTGATGCGGCACCACATTTAATCACAGCAGGAAATCCGGATATCACGGAATTATATCGACGGAAAGCGATGGCTTTGCCGGTGGCACAAAATCATTACAATCACTTTTTACATGCTCCCCCGCCACCTGA GTATTATTACGAACCAATGCGGCAACCTCAAATGATTAGGGCGTCTACGTATAGAAAACGAATGCCTGTTATCGCTGAACAACCGAGATATTATTCGCCGGAAAGAACAGAAGTTTTTAATCCACATCAACCGACTTATAGAAGTACTCATCAATTGGTTACGTCTTTGCCAAGAAATGCAGTTCCCGCGTCCATTCCATCTGCAACGGTTGTTAGATCTAATGTTGGTGTTAGAAGACATCCTATTACAGTAAGAACTCCaaa gTATTATCGAAGACCAGCGACACCAGCTCCAATAAAACGACCATCAGCTTTATGTTTACCAGTTGCGGCACAACCAGATCCCGCAGTTTATAACAAACGAAATAAACGAATTCCTCAAGATGCACACCTTTATCAAAATGAATACGTTTTTCCTATTAGCCAGTCACAAAGTAAACACCATCCCCATTATGGTAATACGGATAAAAATCGATTACTAAATAAAGACAATTTAAATGTTACACGATCTAAATTAGATGCTGCTTTAGAAAGAtatgaaaacatttttgaaaagaatatGGTTGAATTCGCTGGAAATCCACCGGATCTTAATTTAGTTAGAATGTTAAAACCTAAG ataCCTCCTACAATAAAAGAAACCCAAGAAAAacttaaacaacaaaaatctcaaaaaactCAAAAAGAACAAGAGGAAGTTACCTCCGATGCATTAGAAGAAATGTTATTCGCTGACCTTAAAGCTAATGGCTTTACAAATAATGAATCGGGTGATTTTAAACAACCACCTCAAGAATCAAACACTAACAATAATGAAGGAAAAGATGATAAAACACCAAGAAGTACGGATGGAACAGTAGGG agcgaaaaaggtttaaaagaTCTTCCGAAAAGTTTTAACTATCAAGAAATTCAAAACAACGTAATCAAAAAAACTCAACAAAACAATCAATGTTCTCAACATACTTCAGGAATTATCCAAGAGGAACCATTTGAAGTTCCAGAACAAGATGTTCCAAATGAAAAGGATATTAGAAAATGTGAATCTGTTCATACTAAAGAACACCTGCAAGATTGTGTTTCAAATCCATTAGATCTTCAACCCGAATCGTTTAGACGTATATGTTCACAAGCTTCTTCTCAAAGATTAAATGATAATGATCGTTCAGCTGAGTCGATTAAATCGTTAAGAACCGCAACTGTTCCTAGAGTGCTGGTTGATGATGCTCTTGAACTGCACCGAACTAAAAGTTATGTAGTCAATTTAATTGATCACGCTTTAAGTAATCATTTTGGAACGAATTTATGTGAAAAATATTCGACGAAAGAA ATCACCGTGTAG
- the LOC111425828 gene encoding uncharacterized protein isoform X4 — protein sequence MLPRHLIIFRFLRYYYEPMRQPQMIRASTYRKRMPVIAEQPRYYSPERTEVFNPHQPTYRSTHQLVTSLPRNAVPASIPSATVVRSNVGVRRHPITVRTPKYYRRPATPAPIKRPSALCLPVAAQPDPAVYNKRNKRIPQDAHLYQNEYVFPISQSQSKHHPHYGNTDKNRLLNKDNLNVTRSKLDAALERYENIFEKNMVEFAGNPPDLNLVRMLKPKIPPTIKETQEKLKQQKSQKTQKEQEEVTSDALEEMLFADLKANGFTNNESGDFKQPPQESNTNNNEGKDDKTPRSTDGTVGSEKGLKDLPKSFNYQEIQNNVIKKTQQNNQCSQHTSGIIQEEPFEVPEQDVPNEKDIRKCESVHTKEHLQDCVSNPLDLQPESFRRICSQASSQRLNDNDRSAESIKSLRTATVPRVLVDDALELHRTKSYVVNLIDHALSNHFGTNLCEKYSTKENPIDHRVAVDILKKHSAGKMDKELCVEIAQALADTFNSSSTSCTAGNLHHDCEPKPQTSSCSCSKMSDEPLYVKQLKQLRWGHLKHIQREVRRLEDLERFLDSCSSNSYV from the exons ATGCTCCCCCGCCACCTGA TTATCTTTCGTTTTCTTAGGTATTATTACGAACCAATGCGGCAACCTCAAATGATTAGGGCGTCTACGTATAGAAAACGAATGCCTGTTATCGCTGAACAACCGAGATATTATTCGCCGGAAAGAACAGAAGTTTTTAATCCACATCAACCGACTTATAGAAGTACTCATCAATTGGTTACGTCTTTGCCAAGAAATGCAGTTCCCGCGTCCATTCCATCTGCAACGGTTGTTAGATCTAATGTTGGTGTTAGAAGACATCCTATTACAGTAAGAACTCCaaa gTATTATCGAAGACCAGCGACACCAGCTCCAATAAAACGACCATCAGCTTTATGTTTACCAGTTGCGGCACAACCAGATCCCGCAGTTTATAACAAACGAAATAAACGAATTCCTCAAGATGCACACCTTTATCAAAATGAATACGTTTTTCCTATTAGCCAGTCACAAAGTAAACACCATCCCCATTATGGTAATACGGATAAAAATCGATTACTAAATAAAGACAATTTAAATGTTACACGATCTAAATTAGATGCTGCTTTAGAAAGAtatgaaaacatttttgaaaagaatatGGTTGAATTCGCTGGAAATCCACCGGATCTTAATTTAGTTAGAATGTTAAAACCTAAG ataCCTCCTACAATAAAAGAAACCCAAGAAAAacttaaacaacaaaaatctcaaaaaactCAAAAAGAACAAGAGGAAGTTACCTCCGATGCATTAGAAGAAATGTTATTCGCTGACCTTAAAGCTAATGGCTTTACAAATAATGAATCGGGTGATTTTAAACAACCACCTCAAGAATCAAACACTAACAATAATGAAGGAAAAGATGATAAAACACCAAGAAGTACGGATGGAACAGTAGGG agcgaaaaaggtttaaaagaTCTTCCGAAAAGTTTTAACTATCAAGAAATTCAAAACAACGTAATCAAAAAAACTCAACAAAACAATCAATGTTCTCAACATACTTCAGGAATTATCCAAGAGGAACCATTTGAAGTTCCAGAACAAGATGTTCCAAATGAAAAGGATATTAGAAAATGTGAATCTGTTCATACTAAAGAACACCTGCAAGATTGTGTTTCAAATCCATTAGATCTTCAACCCGAATCGTTTAGACGTATATGTTCACAAGCTTCTTCTCAAAGATTAAATGATAATGATCGTTCAGCTGAGTCGATTAAATCGTTAAGAACCGCAACTGTTCCTAGAGTGCTGGTTGATGATGCTCTTGAACTGCACCGAACTAAAAGTTATGTAGTCAATTTAATTGATCACGCTTTAAGTAATCATTTTGGAACGAATTTATGTGAAAAATATTCGACGAAAGAA AATCCTATAGATCACCGTGTAGCTGTCGACATATTAAAGAAACATTCCGCTGGAAAAATGGACAAAGAACTATGTGTGGAAATAGCTCAAGCTTTAGCAGATACTTTTAACTCCAGTTCAACTTCTTGTACGGCCGGAAATTTGCATCACGACTGCGAACCTAAACCACAAACAAGCTCTTGTTCTTGTAGTAAAATGTCCGATGAGCCTTTATATGTTAAGCAATTAAAACAGTTAAGATGGGGTCACTTGAAACATATTCAACGCGAAGTACGAAGACTCGAAGATTTGGAACGGTTTCTTGATTCGTGTAGCTCGAATTCGTATGTTTAA
- the LOC111425828 gene encoding uncharacterized protein isoform X1, whose translation MSRPGSYSYTGLPAPPPHQYFYDEMEGYIGDYSESEGLSDAAPHLITAGNPDITELYRRKAMALPVAQNHYNHFLHAPPPPEYYYEPMRQPQMIRASTYRKRMPVIAEQPRYYSPERTEVFNPHQPTYRSTHQLVTSLPRNAVPASIPSATVVRSNVGVRRHPITVRTPKYYRRPATPAPIKRPSALCLPVAAQPDPAVYNKRNKRIPQDAHLYQNEYVFPISQSQSKHHPHYGNTDKNRLLNKDNLNVTRSKLDAALERYENIFEKNMVEFAGNPPDLNLVRMLKPKIPPTIKETQEKLKQQKSQKTQKEQEEVTSDALEEMLFADLKANGFTNNESGDFKQPPQESNTNNNEGKDDKTPRSTDGTVGSEKGLKDLPKSFNYQEIQNNVIKKTQQNNQCSQHTSGIIQEEPFEVPEQDVPNEKDIRKCESVHTKEHLQDCVSNPLDLQPESFRRICSQASSQRLNDNDRSAESIKSLRTATVPRVLVDDALELHRTKSYVVNLIDHALSNHFGTNLCEKYSTKENPIDHRVAVDILKKHSAGKMDKELCVEIAQALADTFNSSSTSCTAGNLHHDCEPKPQTSSCSCSKMSDEPLYVKQLKQLRWGHLKHIQREVRRLEDLERFLDSCSSNSYV comes from the exons ATGTCTCGACCAGGATCTTATTCATATACAGGACTTCCTGCACCTCCACCTCATCAATACTTTTACGATGAAATGGAAGGTTATATAGGTGATTATTCCGAAAGCGAAGGATTATCTGATGCGGCACCACATTTAATCACAGCAGGAAATCCGGATATCACGGAATTATATCGACGGAAAGCGATGGCTTTGCCGGTGGCACAAAATCATTACAATCACTTTTTACATGCTCCCCCGCCACCTGA GTATTATTACGAACCAATGCGGCAACCTCAAATGATTAGGGCGTCTACGTATAGAAAACGAATGCCTGTTATCGCTGAACAACCGAGATATTATTCGCCGGAAAGAACAGAAGTTTTTAATCCACATCAACCGACTTATAGAAGTACTCATCAATTGGTTACGTCTTTGCCAAGAAATGCAGTTCCCGCGTCCATTCCATCTGCAACGGTTGTTAGATCTAATGTTGGTGTTAGAAGACATCCTATTACAGTAAGAACTCCaaa gTATTATCGAAGACCAGCGACACCAGCTCCAATAAAACGACCATCAGCTTTATGTTTACCAGTTGCGGCACAACCAGATCCCGCAGTTTATAACAAACGAAATAAACGAATTCCTCAAGATGCACACCTTTATCAAAATGAATACGTTTTTCCTATTAGCCAGTCACAAAGTAAACACCATCCCCATTATGGTAATACGGATAAAAATCGATTACTAAATAAAGACAATTTAAATGTTACACGATCTAAATTAGATGCTGCTTTAGAAAGAtatgaaaacatttttgaaaagaatatGGTTGAATTCGCTGGAAATCCACCGGATCTTAATTTAGTTAGAATGTTAAAACCTAAG ataCCTCCTACAATAAAAGAAACCCAAGAAAAacttaaacaacaaaaatctcaaaaaactCAAAAAGAACAAGAGGAAGTTACCTCCGATGCATTAGAAGAAATGTTATTCGCTGACCTTAAAGCTAATGGCTTTACAAATAATGAATCGGGTGATTTTAAACAACCACCTCAAGAATCAAACACTAACAATAATGAAGGAAAAGATGATAAAACACCAAGAAGTACGGATGGAACAGTAGGG agcgaaaaaggtttaaaagaTCTTCCGAAAAGTTTTAACTATCAAGAAATTCAAAACAACGTAATCAAAAAAACTCAACAAAACAATCAATGTTCTCAACATACTTCAGGAATTATCCAAGAGGAACCATTTGAAGTTCCAGAACAAGATGTTCCAAATGAAAAGGATATTAGAAAATGTGAATCTGTTCATACTAAAGAACACCTGCAAGATTGTGTTTCAAATCCATTAGATCTTCAACCCGAATCGTTTAGACGTATATGTTCACAAGCTTCTTCTCAAAGATTAAATGATAATGATCGTTCAGCTGAGTCGATTAAATCGTTAAGAACCGCAACTGTTCCTAGAGTGCTGGTTGATGATGCTCTTGAACTGCACCGAACTAAAAGTTATGTAGTCAATTTAATTGATCACGCTTTAAGTAATCATTTTGGAACGAATTTATGTGAAAAATATTCGACGAAAGAA AATCCTATAGATCACCGTGTAGCTGTCGACATATTAAAGAAACATTCCGCTGGAAAAATGGACAAAGAACTATGTGTGGAAATAGCTCAAGCTTTAGCAGATACTTTTAACTCCAGTTCAACTTCTTGTACGGCCGGAAATTTGCATCACGACTGCGAACCTAAACCACAAACAAGCTCTTGTTCTTGTAGTAAAATGTCCGATGAGCCTTTATATGTTAAGCAATTAAAACAGTTAAGATGGGGTCACTTGAAACATATTCAACGCGAAGTACGAAGACTCGAAGATTTGGAACGGTTTCTTGATTCGTGTAGCTCGAATTCGTATGTTTAA
- the LOC111425828 gene encoding uncharacterized protein isoform X3 encodes MSRPGSYSYTGLPAPPPHQYFYDEMEGYIGDYSESEGLSDAAPHLITAGNPDITELYRRKAMALPVAQNHYNHFLHAPPPPEYYYEPMRQPQMIRASTYRKRMPVIAEQPRYYSPERTEVFNPHQPTYRSTHQLVTSLPRNAVPASIPSATVVRSNVGVRRHPITVRTPKYYRRPATPAPIKRPSALCLPVAAQPDPAVYNKRNKRIPQDAHLYQNEYVFPISQSQSKHHPHYDAALERYENIFEKNMVEFAGNPPDLNLVRMLKPKIPPTIKETQEKLKQQKSQKTQKEQEEVTSDALEEMLFADLKANGFTNNESGDFKQPPQESNTNNNEGKDDKTPRSTDGTVGSEKGLKDLPKSFNYQEIQNNVIKKTQQNNQCSQHTSGIIQEEPFEVPEQDVPNEKDIRKCESVHTKEHLQDCVSNPLDLQPESFRRICSQASSQRLNDNDRSAESIKSLRTATVPRVLVDDALELHRTKSYVVNLIDHALSNHFGTNLCEKYSTKENPIDHRVAVDILKKHSAGKMDKELCVEIAQALADTFNSSSTSCTAGNLHHDCEPKPQTSSCSCSKMSDEPLYVKQLKQLRWGHLKHIQREVRRLEDLERFLDSCSSNSYV; translated from the exons ATGTCTCGACCAGGATCTTATTCATATACAGGACTTCCTGCACCTCCACCTCATCAATACTTTTACGATGAAATGGAAGGTTATATAGGTGATTATTCCGAAAGCGAAGGATTATCTGATGCGGCACCACATTTAATCACAGCAGGAAATCCGGATATCACGGAATTATATCGACGGAAAGCGATGGCTTTGCCGGTGGCACAAAATCATTACAATCACTTTTTACATGCTCCCCCGCCACCTGA GTATTATTACGAACCAATGCGGCAACCTCAAATGATTAGGGCGTCTACGTATAGAAAACGAATGCCTGTTATCGCTGAACAACCGAGATATTATTCGCCGGAAAGAACAGAAGTTTTTAATCCACATCAACCGACTTATAGAAGTACTCATCAATTGGTTACGTCTTTGCCAAGAAATGCAGTTCCCGCGTCCATTCCATCTGCAACGGTTGTTAGATCTAATGTTGGTGTTAGAAGACATCCTATTACAGTAAGAACTCCaaa gTATTATCGAAGACCAGCGACACCAGCTCCAATAAAACGACCATCAGCTTTATGTTTACCAGTTGCGGCACAACCAGATCCCGCAGTTTATAACAAACGAAATAAACGAATTCCTCAAGATGCACACCTTTATCAAAATGAATACGTTTTTCCTATTAGCCAGTCACAAAGTAAACACCATCCCCATTATG ATGCTGCTTTAGAAAGAtatgaaaacatttttgaaaagaatatGGTTGAATTCGCTGGAAATCCACCGGATCTTAATTTAGTTAGAATGTTAAAACCTAAG ataCCTCCTACAATAAAAGAAACCCAAGAAAAacttaaacaacaaaaatctcaaaaaactCAAAAAGAACAAGAGGAAGTTACCTCCGATGCATTAGAAGAAATGTTATTCGCTGACCTTAAAGCTAATGGCTTTACAAATAATGAATCGGGTGATTTTAAACAACCACCTCAAGAATCAAACACTAACAATAATGAAGGAAAAGATGATAAAACACCAAGAAGTACGGATGGAACAGTAGGG agcgaaaaaggtttaaaagaTCTTCCGAAAAGTTTTAACTATCAAGAAATTCAAAACAACGTAATCAAAAAAACTCAACAAAACAATCAATGTTCTCAACATACTTCAGGAATTATCCAAGAGGAACCATTTGAAGTTCCAGAACAAGATGTTCCAAATGAAAAGGATATTAGAAAATGTGAATCTGTTCATACTAAAGAACACCTGCAAGATTGTGTTTCAAATCCATTAGATCTTCAACCCGAATCGTTTAGACGTATATGTTCACAAGCTTCTTCTCAAAGATTAAATGATAATGATCGTTCAGCTGAGTCGATTAAATCGTTAAGAACCGCAACTGTTCCTAGAGTGCTGGTTGATGATGCTCTTGAACTGCACCGAACTAAAAGTTATGTAGTCAATTTAATTGATCACGCTTTAAGTAATCATTTTGGAACGAATTTATGTGAAAAATATTCGACGAAAGAA AATCCTATAGATCACCGTGTAGCTGTCGACATATTAAAGAAACATTCCGCTGGAAAAATGGACAAAGAACTATGTGTGGAAATAGCTCAAGCTTTAGCAGATACTTTTAACTCCAGTTCAACTTCTTGTACGGCCGGAAATTTGCATCACGACTGCGAACCTAAACCACAAACAAGCTCTTGTTCTTGTAGTAAAATGTCCGATGAGCCTTTATATGTTAAGCAATTAAAACAGTTAAGATGGGGTCACTTGAAACATATTCAACGCGAAGTACGAAGACTCGAAGATTTGGAACGGTTTCTTGATTCGTGTAGCTCGAATTCGTATGTTTAA
- the LOC111425828 gene encoding uncharacterized protein isoform X2, giving the protein MSRPGSYSYTGLPAPPPHQYFYDEMEGYIGDYSESEGLSDAAPHLITAGNPDITELYRRKAMALPVAQNHYNHFLHAPPPPEYYYEPMRQPQMIRASTYRKRMPVIAEQPRYYSPERTEVFNPHQPTYRSTHQLVTSLPRNAVPASIPSATVVRSNVGVRRHPITVRTPKYYRRPATPAPIKRPSALCLPVAAQPDPAVYNKRNKRIPQDAHLYQNEYVFPISQSQSKHHPHYGNTDKNRLLNKDNLNVTRSKLDAALERYENIFEKNMVEFAGNPPDLNLVRMLKPKIPPTIKETQEKLKQQKSQKTQKEQEEVTSDALEEMLFADLKANGFTNNESGDFKQPPQESNTNNNEGKDDKTPRSTDGTSEKGLKDLPKSFNYQEIQNNVIKKTQQNNQCSQHTSGIIQEEPFEVPEQDVPNEKDIRKCESVHTKEHLQDCVSNPLDLQPESFRRICSQASSQRLNDNDRSAESIKSLRTATVPRVLVDDALELHRTKSYVVNLIDHALSNHFGTNLCEKYSTKENPIDHRVAVDILKKHSAGKMDKELCVEIAQALADTFNSSSTSCTAGNLHHDCEPKPQTSSCSCSKMSDEPLYVKQLKQLRWGHLKHIQREVRRLEDLERFLDSCSSNSYV; this is encoded by the exons ATGTCTCGACCAGGATCTTATTCATATACAGGACTTCCTGCACCTCCACCTCATCAATACTTTTACGATGAAATGGAAGGTTATATAGGTGATTATTCCGAAAGCGAAGGATTATCTGATGCGGCACCACATTTAATCACAGCAGGAAATCCGGATATCACGGAATTATATCGACGGAAAGCGATGGCTTTGCCGGTGGCACAAAATCATTACAATCACTTTTTACATGCTCCCCCGCCACCTGA GTATTATTACGAACCAATGCGGCAACCTCAAATGATTAGGGCGTCTACGTATAGAAAACGAATGCCTGTTATCGCTGAACAACCGAGATATTATTCGCCGGAAAGAACAGAAGTTTTTAATCCACATCAACCGACTTATAGAAGTACTCATCAATTGGTTACGTCTTTGCCAAGAAATGCAGTTCCCGCGTCCATTCCATCTGCAACGGTTGTTAGATCTAATGTTGGTGTTAGAAGACATCCTATTACAGTAAGAACTCCaaa gTATTATCGAAGACCAGCGACACCAGCTCCAATAAAACGACCATCAGCTTTATGTTTACCAGTTGCGGCACAACCAGATCCCGCAGTTTATAACAAACGAAATAAACGAATTCCTCAAGATGCACACCTTTATCAAAATGAATACGTTTTTCCTATTAGCCAGTCACAAAGTAAACACCATCCCCATTATGGTAATACGGATAAAAATCGATTACTAAATAAAGACAATTTAAATGTTACACGATCTAAATTAGATGCTGCTTTAGAAAGAtatgaaaacatttttgaaaagaatatGGTTGAATTCGCTGGAAATCCACCGGATCTTAATTTAGTTAGAATGTTAAAACCTAAG ataCCTCCTACAATAAAAGAAACCCAAGAAAAacttaaacaacaaaaatctcaaaaaactCAAAAAGAACAAGAGGAAGTTACCTCCGATGCATTAGAAGAAATGTTATTCGCTGACCTTAAAGCTAATGGCTTTACAAATAATGAATCGGGTGATTTTAAACAACCACCTCAAGAATCAAACACTAACAATAATGAAGGAAAAGATGATAAAACACCAAGAAGTACGGATGGAACA agcgaaaaaggtttaaaagaTCTTCCGAAAAGTTTTAACTATCAAGAAATTCAAAACAACGTAATCAAAAAAACTCAACAAAACAATCAATGTTCTCAACATACTTCAGGAATTATCCAAGAGGAACCATTTGAAGTTCCAGAACAAGATGTTCCAAATGAAAAGGATATTAGAAAATGTGAATCTGTTCATACTAAAGAACACCTGCAAGATTGTGTTTCAAATCCATTAGATCTTCAACCCGAATCGTTTAGACGTATATGTTCACAAGCTTCTTCTCAAAGATTAAATGATAATGATCGTTCAGCTGAGTCGATTAAATCGTTAAGAACCGCAACTGTTCCTAGAGTGCTGGTTGATGATGCTCTTGAACTGCACCGAACTAAAAGTTATGTAGTCAATTTAATTGATCACGCTTTAAGTAATCATTTTGGAACGAATTTATGTGAAAAATATTCGACGAAAGAA AATCCTATAGATCACCGTGTAGCTGTCGACATATTAAAGAAACATTCCGCTGGAAAAATGGACAAAGAACTATGTGTGGAAATAGCTCAAGCTTTAGCAGATACTTTTAACTCCAGTTCAACTTCTTGTACGGCCGGAAATTTGCATCACGACTGCGAACCTAAACCACAAACAAGCTCTTGTTCTTGTAGTAAAATGTCCGATGAGCCTTTATATGTTAAGCAATTAAAACAGTTAAGATGGGGTCACTTGAAACATATTCAACGCGAAGTACGAAGACTCGAAGATTTGGAACGGTTTCTTGATTCGTGTAGCTCGAATTCGTATGTTTAA